One Chromobacterium paludis genomic window carries:
- the nusG gene encoding transcription termination/antitermination protein NusG has protein sequence MAKRWYVVHAYSGFEKSVQKALRERIERSDIADQFGQILVPVEEVVDVKNGRKSITERKFFPGYVLVEMEMTDDTWHLVKSTPKVTGFVGGTANRPAPISKKEVEAIMQQMQEGVEKPKPKVLFEVGEKVRVVDGPFNDFNGTVDEVNYERNKLRVSVQIFGRDTPVELEFSQVEKL, from the coding sequence ATGGCTAAGCGCTGGTATGTGGTACACGCCTATTCGGGTTTTGAAAAGAGCGTGCAAAAGGCGCTGCGTGAACGTATCGAGCGTTCCGACATCGCCGATCAATTTGGTCAGATTCTGGTGCCGGTGGAAGAGGTTGTGGACGTCAAGAACGGCCGTAAATCCATCACCGAGCGCAAGTTCTTCCCTGGCTACGTGCTGGTGGAAATGGAAATGACCGACGACACCTGGCACTTGGTGAAGAGTACGCCCAAGGTGACGGGTTTTGTCGGAGGTACCGCCAATCGCCCGGCGCCGATTTCCAAGAAGGAAGTCGAGGCCATCATGCAGCAAATGCAAGAGGGCGTGGAGAAGCCGAAGCCCAAGGTGCTGTTCGAGGTGGGTGAGAAGGTTCGCGTTGTTGATGGCCCGTTCAATGATTTCAACGGCACGGTCGATGAGGTCAACTACGAGCGCAACAAGCTGCGCGTGTCGGTACAGATCTTCGGTCGCGATACGCCGGTGGAGCTGGAATTCAGCCAGGTAGAAAAGCTGTAA
- a CDS encoding YfhL family 4Fe-4S dicluster ferredoxin: MSLMITDECINCDVCEPECPNNAISQGEEIYQIDPNLCTQCVGHYDEPQCQQVCPVDCIPLDPSHPESKDELYQKYLKISGQA, encoded by the coding sequence ATGTCTTTGATGATTACCGACGAATGCATCAATTGCGACGTCTGTGAGCCGGAGTGCCCCAATAACGCGATCTCCCAGGGCGAGGAGATTTATCAGATCGACCCGAATCTGTGCACGCAGTGCGTCGGCCACTACGATGAGCCGCAGTGCCAGCAGGTCTGTCCGGTGGATTGCATCCCGCTCGATCCGTCCCATCCGGAGAGCAAGGATGAGCTGTACCAGAAGTATCTGAAAATTTCCGGCCAGGCCTGA
- the rplL gene encoding 50S ribosomal protein L7/L12, producing the protein MAITKEDILEAVAGLTVMELNDLVKAFEEKFGVSAAAVAVAGPAAGGAAAAEEKTEFDVVLTGAGDNKVGVIKVVRAITGLGLKEAKDLVDGAPKNVKEGVSKAEADDIAKQLIEAGAKAEVK; encoded by the coding sequence ATGGCAATCACCAAAGAAGACATCCTCGAGGCCGTTGCTGGTCTGACCGTGATGGAACTGAACGACCTGGTTAAGGCGTTCGAAGAGAAGTTCGGCGTTTCCGCCGCTGCCGTTGCCGTTGCCGGCCCGGCCGCTGGTGGCGCTGCCGCTGCTGAAGAAAAGACCGAGTTCGACGTCGTCCTGACCGGCGCCGGCGACAACAAGGTTGGCGTGATCAAGGTTGTTCGCGCTATCACCGGTCTGGGTCTGAAGGAAGCCAAGGACCTGGTAGACGGCGCTCCGAAGAACGTGAAGGAAGGCGTGTCCAAGGCTGAAGCCGATGACATCGCTAAGCAACTGATCGAAGCCGGTGCCAAGGCTGAAGTCAAATAA
- the rsmD gene encoding 16S rRNA (guanine(966)-N(2))-methyltransferase RsmD, giving the protein MSQSRNKVRIIGGEFRRRMLPFPDAAGLRPTPDRVRETLFNWLGQDLYGKSCLDLFAGSGALGFEAASRNARRVVMVEKSRLVCESLQANRQLLKAEALEVVGGDALLYLKNARERFDVVFVDPPYDSELLQQVLPRLAELLSDDGVAYVEARQWPDALPAGLTLLRRDKAGMVHYGLLGRATQGA; this is encoded by the coding sequence ATGAGTCAATCACGTAACAAGGTCAGAATCATCGGTGGCGAATTCCGGCGCCGCATGCTGCCTTTTCCGGATGCGGCCGGTTTGCGTCCCACCCCCGATCGCGTCCGCGAAACCCTGTTCAACTGGTTGGGCCAGGATCTGTACGGCAAATCATGCCTGGATTTGTTCGCTGGTAGCGGCGCGCTCGGTTTCGAGGCGGCGTCGCGCAATGCGCGGCGCGTGGTGATGGTGGAGAAGTCGCGCTTGGTATGCGAGTCCTTGCAGGCTAATCGACAATTGCTGAAGGCCGAGGCGCTAGAGGTGGTGGGCGGCGATGCCTTGCTCTATCTGAAGAATGCGCGCGAGCGCTTCGATGTGGTCTTTGTCGATCCGCCTTACGATAGCGAGCTGCTGCAGCAGGTGCTGCCCAGGCTGGCCGAGCTGTTGAGCGACGACGGCGTGGCCTACGTGGAGGCGAGGCAATGGCCCGATGCGCTGCCGGCCGGGCTGACGCTGTTGCGTCGGGACAAGGCGGGCATGGTGCACTACGGGCTGCTGGGCCGAGCGACGCAGGGCGCCTGA
- the rplA gene encoding 50S ribosomal protein L1, giving the protein MAKISKRMQSLKATVDRNKLYAVEEAIALVKAAATAKFDESIDIAVNLGVDPRKSDQVVRGAVVLPRGTGKSVRVAVFAQGANAEAAKAAGADVVGFDDLAEQVKAGNLNFDVVIASPDAMRVVGQLGQILGPRGLMPNPKVGTVTPNVAEAVKNAKAGQVQYRTDKAGIIHATIGRASFEVEALRENFSALVDALVKAKPAASKGVYLKKIAVSSTMGVGARVDTATVSA; this is encoded by the coding sequence ATGGCTAAGATCTCCAAGCGCATGCAATCCCTGAAGGCTACGGTTGACCGCAACAAGCTGTACGCTGTCGAAGAAGCTATCGCTCTGGTTAAGGCTGCCGCCACCGCCAAGTTCGACGAGTCGATCGACATCGCCGTGAACCTGGGCGTGGATCCGCGTAAATCCGACCAAGTCGTCCGTGGCGCCGTTGTGCTGCCGCGTGGTACTGGCAAGAGCGTGCGCGTTGCCGTGTTTGCTCAAGGCGCCAACGCCGAAGCCGCCAAGGCTGCCGGCGCTGACGTGGTGGGTTTCGACGACCTGGCTGAACAAGTCAAGGCCGGCAACCTGAACTTCGACGTCGTGATCGCTTCCCCGGACGCTATGCGCGTTGTGGGTCAGCTGGGCCAAATCCTGGGTCCGCGCGGTCTGATGCCGAACCCGAAGGTTGGCACCGTGACCCCGAACGTCGCCGAAGCCGTGAAGAACGCCAAGGCCGGTCAGGTTCAATACCGTACCGACAAGGCTGGTATCATTCACGCCACCATCGGCCGCGCTTCGTTCGAAGTTGAAGCTCTGCGCGAAAACTTCTCCGCTCTGGTGGATGCCCTGGTGAAAGCCAAGCCGGCAGCTTCCAAGGGCGTGTATCTGAAGAAAATCGCCGTATCCAGCACCATGGGTGTCGGCGCTCGCGTAGATACCGCTACCGTCAGCGCTTAA
- the rplJ gene encoding 50S ribosomal protein L10, with protein MSLNIEDKKAVVAEVAAQLAQAQTLVIAEYRGIEVSSMTKLRAQARENGVYLRVLKNTLVRRAVEGTPFAELADQMVGPLVYGISADPVAAAKVLHQFAKADDKIIVKAGSYDGKVMNAAQVAELASIPSREELLSKLLYVMQAPVAGFARALAALAEKQAEAA; from the coding sequence TTGAGTCTCAATATCGAAGATAAAAAGGCGGTCGTAGCTGAAGTTGCTGCTCAACTGGCACAAGCTCAGACCCTCGTTATCGCTGAATATCGGGGCATCGAGGTTAGCAGCATGACCAAGCTCCGCGCTCAGGCGCGCGAGAACGGCGTTTACCTGCGCGTTCTGAAGAACACGCTGGTGCGTCGCGCCGTGGAAGGCACTCCGTTTGCCGAGCTGGCTGACCAAATGGTCGGTCCGCTGGTATACGGCATCTCCGCCGACCCGGTTGCTGCTGCCAAGGTGCTGCATCAATTTGCCAAGGCTGACGACAAGATCATCGTCAAGGCCGGTTCCTACGATGGCAAGGTAATGAACGCCGCTCAGGTTGCTGAGCTGGCTTCCATCCCGAGCCGCGAAGAACTGCTGTCCAAGCTTCTCTACGTTATGCAGGCTCCGGTCGCTGGCTTCGCCCGCGCGCTGGCTGCATTGGCCGAGAAGCAAGCCGAAGCCGCTTAA
- the tuf gene encoding elongation factor Tu: MAKEKFERTKPHVNVGTIGHVDHGKTTLTAAITTILSKKFGGEAKDYSQIDSAPEEKARGITINTAHVEYETESRHYAHVDCPGHADYVKNMITGAAQMDGAILVCSAADGPMPQTREHILLSRQVGVPYIIVYLNKADLVDDAELLELVEMEVRDLLSSYDFPGDDTPIVIGSARLALEGDQSEMGEPSIFRLADALDSYIPTPERAIDKPFLLPIEDVFSISGRGTVVTGRVERGIVKVGEEIEIVGLKATAKTTCTGVEMFRKLLDQGQAGDNVGVLLRGTKREEVERGQVLAKPGSITPHTGFEASVYVLSKDEGGRHTPFFANYRPQFYFRTTDVTGAITLKEGVEMVMPGDNVEFSVELIAPIAMEEGLRFAIREGGRTVGAGVVAKITK; this comes from the coding sequence ATGGCTAAGGAAAAGTTCGAGCGGACCAAACCGCACGTAAACGTCGGCACCATCGGTCACGTTGACCATGGTAAGACCACCCTGACCGCTGCTATCACCACCATTCTGTCCAAGAAGTTCGGTGGCGAAGCTAAGGACTACTCCCAGATCGACAGCGCGCCGGAAGAAAAGGCTCGCGGTATCACCATCAATACCGCGCACGTTGAGTACGAAACCGAGTCCCGTCACTACGCTCACGTAGACTGCCCGGGCCACGCCGACTACGTTAAGAACATGATCACTGGTGCCGCCCAAATGGACGGCGCGATCCTGGTTTGCTCGGCCGCTGACGGTCCGATGCCGCAAACCCGCGAACACATCCTGCTGTCCCGCCAGGTTGGCGTGCCGTACATCATCGTCTACCTGAACAAGGCTGACCTGGTTGACGACGCCGAGCTGCTGGAACTGGTGGAAATGGAAGTGCGCGATCTGCTGTCTTCCTACGACTTCCCGGGCGACGACACCCCGATCGTGATCGGCTCCGCTCGTCTGGCGCTGGAAGGCGACCAGTCCGAAATGGGCGAACCGTCCATCTTCCGTCTGGCCGACGCTCTGGACTCCTACATCCCGACGCCGGAACGCGCCATCGACAAGCCGTTCCTGCTGCCGATCGAAGACGTGTTCTCGATCTCCGGCCGTGGCACCGTGGTGACTGGCCGCGTTGAGCGCGGCATCGTGAAGGTCGGCGAAGAAATCGAAATCGTGGGCCTGAAGGCTACCGCCAAGACCACCTGCACCGGCGTGGAAATGTTCCGCAAGCTGCTGGATCAAGGTCAGGCTGGCGACAACGTGGGCGTGCTGCTGCGCGGCACCAAGCGTGAAGAAGTCGAGCGTGGCCAAGTGCTGGCCAAGCCGGGCTCCATCACCCCGCACACTGGCTTCGAAGCTTCCGTGTATGTTCTGTCCAAGGACGAAGGTGGCCGTCACACCCCGTTCTTCGCGAACTACCGTCCGCAGTTCTACTTCCGCACCACCGACGTGACCGGCGCGATCACGCTGAAGGAAGGCGTGGAAATGGTTATGCCGGGCGACAACGTGGAATTCAGCGTTGAACTGATCGCTCCGATCGCCATGGAAGAAGGTCTGCGCTTCGCTATCCGCGAAGGCGGTCGTACCGTCGGCGCCGGCGTGGTTGCCAAGATTACTAAGTAA
- the rplK gene encoding 50S ribosomal protein L11 yields MAKKIVGYIKLQVAAGKANPSPPIGPALGQRGLNIMEFCKAFNAQTQGMEPGMPIPVVITAYADKSFTFTMKTPPATFLLKKAAGIKSGSAKAHADKVGKVTRAQLEEIAKTKQADLTAADLDAAVRTIAGSARSMGLEVEGV; encoded by the coding sequence GTGGCAAAGAAAATTGTCGGCTACATCAAGCTGCAAGTCGCCGCTGGCAAGGCCAACCCGTCGCCTCCGATCGGTCCGGCTCTGGGTCAGCGCGGTCTGAATATCATGGAATTCTGCAAGGCGTTCAATGCTCAAACCCAGGGCATGGAACCCGGCATGCCGATTCCGGTTGTGATCACCGCCTACGCGGACAAATCCTTCACCTTCACCATGAAGACGCCGCCGGCGACCTTCCTGCTGAAGAAGGCTGCTGGCATCAAGTCCGGCTCCGCCAAGGCTCACGCCGACAAGGTTGGCAAGGTAACTCGCGCTCAGCTGGAAGAAATTGCCAAGACCAAGCAAGCGGATCTGACCGCTGCTGATCTGGACGCCGCTGTTCGCACCATCGCCGGCTCCGCCCGTTCGATGGGTCTGGAAGTGGAGGGCGTGTAA
- the secE gene encoding preprotein translocase subunit SecE translates to MEMQDKIKLALASLVVVAGIVAFYMIPEGQGLLRALAFVVSILLAAGVVWTSAPGKGLVAYANESMVEARKVVWPTRKEATQVTLMVFLFVAVLALFMWMVDSGLSWLIYDVILGRG, encoded by the coding sequence ATGGAAATGCAAGATAAGATCAAGCTGGCTCTGGCTAGTCTTGTGGTTGTCGCCGGCATCGTGGCCTTTTACATGATTCCGGAAGGTCAGGGCTTGCTGCGCGCGCTGGCTTTTGTCGTGTCCATTTTGCTGGCTGCCGGCGTGGTTTGGACGTCGGCTCCGGGCAAGGGCTTGGTGGCGTATGCCAACGAGTCCATGGTCGAGGCTCGCAAGGTGGTCTGGCCGACGCGCAAGGAGGCGACTCAGGTGACCTTGATGGTTTTCCTCTTCGTCGCCGTGTTGGCTCTTTTTATGTGGATGGTCGATTCCGGGCTGTCCTGGCTGATTTATGATGTGATTCTCGGTCGAGGTTGA
- the ftsY gene encoding signal recognition particle-docking protein FtsY has translation MFSFFKKKPKPIETPASEAPAQTPSTPATDIAEPTQTEASPAAPTLATPPAPAPAEPMSAASAPPATEPAPLKKMSWTERLKAGLAKTRDKLGKSLAGVFGGGKIDEDLYEELETVLLTADMGMDATVHLLGDVRERVSLKGLKDASELKGALKDSLQDLIGPLEVPLNVEGKKPFVIMMTGVNGAGKTTSIGKLAKYYQSQGKSVLLAAGDTFRAAAREQLIAWGERNNVTVIAQQGGDSAAVCYDAIQAAVARGIDIVLADTAGRLPTQLHLMEEIKKVKRVIQKALPDAPHEVVLVLDANIGQNTVNQVKAFDDALGLTGLILTKLDGTAKGGVIAAIAKQRPVPLRFIGVGESIDDLRPFNSRDYIDALFE, from the coding sequence ATGTTTAGCTTCTTCAAGAAAAAGCCCAAGCCAATCGAAACGCCCGCCAGCGAAGCGCCGGCGCAGACGCCAAGCACGCCGGCAACGGATATCGCAGAGCCGACGCAAACCGAAGCCTCCCCGGCCGCCCCCACCCTCGCCACGCCGCCGGCACCGGCGCCAGCCGAGCCCATGTCTGCCGCCTCCGCCCCGCCTGCGACCGAACCGGCGCCGCTGAAGAAAATGAGCTGGACCGAGCGTCTGAAGGCCGGCCTGGCCAAAACCCGAGACAAGCTGGGCAAATCGCTGGCCGGCGTGTTCGGCGGCGGCAAGATAGACGAAGACCTGTATGAAGAACTGGAAACGGTGCTGCTGACCGCCGACATGGGCATGGATGCCACCGTCCATTTGCTGGGCGATGTGCGCGAGCGCGTGTCGCTGAAGGGGCTGAAGGACGCGTCCGAGCTGAAAGGCGCGCTGAAGGATTCGCTGCAGGATCTGATCGGCCCGCTGGAAGTGCCGCTCAATGTGGAGGGCAAGAAGCCTTTCGTGATCATGATGACCGGCGTCAACGGCGCCGGCAAAACCACCTCCATCGGCAAGTTGGCCAAGTACTACCAGAGCCAGGGCAAGAGCGTGTTGCTGGCCGCCGGCGACACCTTCCGCGCCGCCGCGCGCGAACAGTTGATCGCCTGGGGCGAGCGCAACAACGTCACCGTGATCGCGCAGCAAGGCGGCGACTCCGCCGCCGTATGCTATGACGCGATCCAGGCCGCCGTCGCCCGCGGCATCGACATCGTACTGGCCGACACCGCCGGCCGCCTGCCGACGCAGCTGCACCTGATGGAGGAAATCAAAAAGGTCAAGCGCGTGATACAGAAAGCGCTGCCGGACGCGCCGCATGAAGTGGTGCTGGTGCTGGACGCCAACATCGGCCAGAACACCGTCAATCAGGTCAAGGCCTTCGACGACGCGCTGGGCCTGACCGGCTTGATCCTGACCAAGCTGGACGGCACGGCCAAGGGCGGCGTGATCGCAGCCATCGCCAAGCAACGTCCCGTTCCGCTGCGCTTCATCGGCGTGGGCGAGAGCATAGACGACTTGCGGCCGTTCAACAGCCGCGACTACATCGACGCGCTGTTCGAATAA